In one Pseudomonas sp. Bout1 genomic region, the following are encoded:
- a CDS encoding AbrB family transcriptional regulator produces the protein MSTSPRLLHPCSAPVQWIALSLLAGASGQWLKFLEVPAGQFLGPMLVAIVFGVCGASIRLHRYAFALGQGCVGMLAAHSMTLAVLVSLVQSWPLILFATLLTVSFSALVGLVLTRVGGIPASTAAWGSAPGAASAMVSMSDEFGADSRVVATMQYVRVVCVVMIGALVSRWLGASTGGSEVHVASAALQSFNLLNLGLTFATLVAGIALGNRLPAGTLLVPLLLGGALQVSGLLHITLPNWLLATAYGAIGCYVGLRFDRPTIDYVWRRLPTMILGAVLMITLCALSAWLLAALLDKDFLSVYLATSPGGLDTMAIMAMETHSDVGLVLAMQTLRLFAVIITGAFLARFVIRLAGPS, from the coding sequence TTGTCCACTTCACCACGGCTTCTACATCCTTGCTCCGCTCCGGTCCAATGGATAGCGCTATCACTGCTGGCCGGTGCCAGCGGTCAGTGGTTGAAGTTTCTGGAGGTGCCCGCCGGGCAGTTTCTGGGGCCAATGCTGGTGGCCATTGTGTTCGGTGTTTGCGGTGCGAGCATTCGCTTGCATCGCTATGCCTTCGCGCTGGGCCAGGGCTGCGTAGGAATGCTTGCAGCTCATTCGATGACCCTGGCGGTGCTGGTCTCGCTGGTCCAGTCCTGGCCGTTGATACTGTTTGCAACCCTGCTGACGGTCAGCTTCAGTGCGCTGGTCGGGCTTGTGCTGACGAGGGTCGGCGGTATCCCTGCCAGCACCGCCGCGTGGGGCTCGGCACCGGGGGCCGCCTCGGCGATGGTTTCGATGTCCGATGAATTCGGCGCCGATTCACGGGTGGTCGCAACCATGCAATATGTGCGGGTGGTGTGCGTGGTGATGATCGGTGCACTGGTTAGCCGCTGGCTGGGGGCATCTACCGGGGGGAGCGAAGTGCATGTCGCGAGCGCCGCATTGCAAAGCTTCAACCTGCTGAACCTGGGGCTCACATTCGCCACCCTTGTGGCCGGGATTGCACTGGGTAATCGGCTACCGGCCGGTACACTGCTGGTGCCGTTACTGTTGGGTGGCGCCTTGCAAGTGAGCGGCTTGTTGCACATCACCCTGCCAAACTGGCTGCTCGCAACTGCTTATGGCGCGATCGGTTGCTACGTTGGCCTGCGCTTTGACCGCCCCACCATCGACTACGTCTGGCGACGTTTGCCGACGATGATACTGGGGGCAGTACTGATGATCACGCTCTGTGCATTGTCGGCCTGGTTGCTGGCGGCGCTGCTCGACAAAGACTTTCTCTCAGTTTACCTAGCCACCAGCCCAGGCGGGCTGGATACCATGGCGATTATGGCAATGGAGACACATTCCGATGTCGGGTTGGTGCTGGCGATGCAGACCTTGCGGTTATTCGCAGTAATCATTACGGGGGCGTTTTTGGCGCGGTTCGTCATTCGGTTGGCGGGGCCTTCATAA
- a CDS encoding LysR family transcriptional regulator, with protein sequence MDLRDLAYFETIAELGHLGQAAQKLNRSQPALTKSIQRLEESLGTRLFERDGRRIKLTPVGELLKVRGKQLQQNIADTRREVRDFASGVMGNIRLGCSASMADHLLPHLTATLLSHAPEITLNLVIGQDDFLHESLCSGRLDMVICSKYETGPLLESHALFDAEAVVVASHNHPLFNARFQLRDLCQYRWALPATTVSARRWIDNAFQERDLPLPRVQIETTSISLLPRLIGETNLLCFLPRETLEDVEGRTNLREVMLKETTMIRTIVVFTRRNAYLSPAAQMLLGILKVEGAQFFDGRQVV encoded by the coding sequence GTGGACCTGCGCGACCTCGCCTATTTTGAAACCATCGCCGAGTTGGGCCACCTGGGCCAGGCGGCGCAAAAGCTCAACCGCAGCCAACCGGCGCTGACCAAAAGCATTCAGCGGCTTGAGGAGTCGCTCGGTACGCGACTGTTCGAGCGTGACGGCCGACGCATCAAACTCACCCCGGTTGGGGAGCTACTGAAGGTGCGCGGCAAGCAGCTGCAACAGAACATCGCTGACACCCGACGTGAGGTGCGCGATTTTGCCAGCGGTGTGATGGGTAACATTCGCTTGGGCTGCAGCGCTTCCATGGCGGACCACCTGCTGCCACACCTGACCGCGACATTGCTTTCCCATGCGCCGGAAATCACCCTGAACCTGGTGATCGGTCAGGACGACTTCCTGCATGAGTCCCTTTGTTCCGGGCGGTTGGACATGGTGATCTGCTCGAAGTATGAAACGGGTCCGTTACTGGAGTCTCATGCTTTGTTCGACGCTGAAGCGGTGGTGGTCGCCAGCCATAATCATCCGCTGTTCAATGCCCGATTTCAGTTGCGTGACTTGTGTCAGTACCGCTGGGCGCTGCCGGCGACCACCGTTTCAGCCCGTCGCTGGATCGATAATGCGTTCCAGGAGCGGGACCTGCCCTTGCCCCGGGTGCAGATCGAGACCACCTCGATTTCTCTGTTGCCACGCCTGATCGGTGAAACTAACCTGCTGTGCTTTCTGCCCCGGGAAACACTTGAAGACGTCGAGGGCAGGACGAACCTTCGCGAGGTCATGCTCAAGGAAACCACGATGATACGCACCATCGTCGTGTTCACACGCAGGAACGCCTACCTGTCGCCGGCGGCGCAGATGCTGCTGGGTATTCTCAAAGTTGAAGGCGCACAGTTTTTCGATGGGAGGCAGGTTGTGTAG
- a CDS encoding MarR family winged helix-turn-helix transcriptional regulator — MTARKPLGHKQPETQEILRHWHDVVPDDRLAHLVKDATRALVRALQMRLTEHDVSFGHWAFLRILWETDGLTQKQLSTQAGLMEPTTFAAVKAMEKLGYVVRQQMPDNKKNVHVFLTDEGRRLKDVLIPLALEVNEVSVAGLEEQDVETARHVLLTVIENLANAEANSINPSHRVPSTREVGRMINERGETVCPD, encoded by the coding sequence ATGACTGCACGAAAGCCTTTAGGCCACAAACAACCTGAAACCCAGGAAATACTCAGGCATTGGCACGATGTTGTACCTGATGACCGTCTGGCCCACCTGGTCAAGGATGCAACTCGCGCTCTGGTCAGAGCACTGCAGATGCGGTTGACCGAACACGACGTATCCTTTGGTCATTGGGCGTTCTTGCGGATCCTCTGGGAGACAGACGGATTGACCCAGAAACAACTCAGCACTCAGGCTGGACTGATGGAGCCTACGACTTTCGCTGCGGTGAAGGCGATGGAAAAACTGGGCTACGTCGTCCGCCAGCAGATGCCGGATAACAAGAAAAATGTTCACGTCTTCCTCACCGATGAAGGGCGGCGCCTGAAGGATGTGTTGATTCCTCTGGCGCTGGAAGTCAACGAGGTGAGTGTGGCCGGGCTCGAGGAGCAAGACGTCGAAACAGCACGGCACGTTCTATTGACAGTGATAGAGAATCTTGCAAACGCAGAAGCGAACTCCATCAATCCCTCACATCGGGTACCGTCAACGCGGGAGGTTGGACGCATGATCAATGAGCGCGGCGAGACTGTTTGTCCGGATTAG
- a CDS encoding MFS transporter, with protein sequence MTTTAVTDAVPHLLQRSHERIEKVYRKVTLRLMTFIFVAWVLNYLDRVNISFAQVYLKHDLGMSDAAYGLGVSLFFIGYIALEIPSTLYLQKIGARLTITRIMVLWGLISASMAFMTTPTQFYIARALLGAAEAGFWPGIILYLTYWYPGARRARITSRFLLAIAAAGIIGGPLSGWILTHFVDVMGMKNWQWMFILEGLPAAVMGVMAYFYLVDKPEQAKWLDDEEKSIILDALAADRAGKKPVTDKRHAVLAALKDPRVYVLAAGWATVPLCGTILNYWTPTIIRNTGIQDVLQVGLLSTVPYIVGAIAMILIARSSDIRLERRKHFFFSIAFGALGACLLPHVVDSAIISITCLAMIAVSYFGAAAIIWSIPPAYLNDESAAGGISAISSLGQIGAFCAPIGLGWINTVTGSLAIGLTTIGVLVLAGGLAVLIAVPANALSEKPLTDE encoded by the coding sequence ATGACAACAACAGCAGTTACAGATGCCGTGCCCCATCTTCTCCAGCGCAGCCATGAGCGCATCGAGAAGGTCTATAGAAAAGTCACGCTACGTTTGATGACCTTCATCTTCGTGGCCTGGGTTCTCAATTATCTGGATCGCGTGAACATCAGCTTCGCGCAGGTTTACCTGAAGCACGATTTGGGCATGAGCGATGCGGCCTACGGACTCGGCGTAAGCTTGTTTTTCATCGGCTACATCGCATTGGAAATACCCAGCACGCTTTACCTGCAAAAGATTGGTGCCCGGTTGACGATCACCCGGATCATGGTGCTGTGGGGCTTGATCTCAGCGTCCATGGCGTTCATGACAACGCCCACTCAGTTCTACATTGCCCGCGCCCTGTTGGGCGCTGCCGAAGCTGGCTTCTGGCCTGGAATCATTCTTTATCTGACTTATTGGTATCCAGGTGCCAGGCGTGCTCGCATCACCTCGCGCTTCTTGCTGGCCATCGCCGCGGCGGGAATCATCGGCGGCCCCCTGTCCGGTTGGATACTCACGCATTTCGTCGACGTTATGGGAATGAAAAACTGGCAGTGGATGTTCATCCTGGAAGGTCTTCCTGCTGCTGTAATGGGTGTGATGGCCTACTTCTATCTGGTCGACAAACCCGAGCAGGCAAAGTGGCTCGACGACGAGGAAAAATCCATTATTCTCGACGCGCTGGCCGCTGACCGCGCAGGCAAGAAACCCGTTACCGATAAGCGTCATGCTGTGCTGGCTGCTCTGAAGGATCCGCGCGTATACGTCCTTGCTGCCGGTTGGGCCACCGTGCCGCTATGTGGCACGATCCTCAATTACTGGACGCCTACCATCATCCGGAACACCGGTATCCAGGATGTGCTGCAAGTCGGATTGCTTTCCACCGTGCCATACATCGTGGGGGCGATCGCCATGATTCTCATTGCGCGCAGTTCCGACATTCGTCTGGAGCGTCGCAAGCACTTCTTTTTCAGTATCGCCTTCGGTGCCTTGGGCGCCTGCCTGCTGCCTCACGTTGTGGACTCGGCCATTATTTCAATTACTTGCCTGGCCATGATTGCGGTGTCGTACTTTGGTGCCGCAGCGATCATCTGGTCGATTCCTCCCGCCTATCTTAATGATGAGTCCGCCGCAGGGGGGATTTCGGCGATCAGTTCTCTTGGTCAGATCGGAGCGTTCTGTGCGCCCATCGGACTGGGCTGGATCAACACAGTCACCGGCAGCCTCGCAATCGGACTGACGACAATCGGGGTACTGGTCCTGGCGGGTGGTCTGGCGGTTCTGATTGCGGTGCCAGCTAACGCCTTGAGCGAAAAGCCACTTACCGACGAATAG
- a CDS encoding PDR/VanB family oxidoreductase: protein MSSSEQLDDGFTGLTVTAKTEIAQGIFRFELAHPQGMLLPAFTAGAHLRVKVPNGSIRNYSLSNDPQERERYVIAVKRDTNGRGGSMSMADDIEVGDLLPVATPQNEFELTGNARQFIFVAGGIGITPVLSMMRHLKASTDIPFKLYYCTRNPELTAFRDELLGAEFVNSVVIHHDFGNRADAYDFWPVFDKPSSGAHVYCCGPRPLMDSVLDMTGHWPPGSIHFESFGVDQSRFAENRPFSVTLGRSGVDLEIPADRSILEVLRDNGIRAPSSCESGTCGSCRTRLIEGDVEHRDMVLREDEQHDQIMICVSRARNDALVLDL, encoded by the coding sequence ATGAGTAGTTCCGAACAGCTCGATGATGGGTTCACAGGCCTCACGGTGACCGCCAAAACCGAAATTGCCCAAGGCATTTTCCGCTTCGAATTGGCCCACCCGCAGGGAATGCTTCTACCCGCGTTTACGGCCGGAGCGCACCTCAGGGTAAAGGTGCCCAACGGAAGCATCCGCAATTACTCATTGAGCAACGACCCGCAAGAGCGTGAGCGTTATGTCATTGCGGTCAAGCGTGACACCAACGGACGAGGCGGTTCGATGAGCATGGCCGATGATATCGAGGTAGGCGACTTACTACCGGTGGCAACACCGCAAAATGAGTTCGAACTGACCGGGAATGCCCGACAGTTCATCTTCGTCGCCGGAGGCATCGGTATTACCCCGGTCCTGTCGATGATGCGTCACCTGAAGGCCAGCACCGACATCCCCTTCAAACTTTACTACTGCACCCGTAATCCGGAACTCACCGCCTTCAGGGATGAGCTGCTGGGCGCCGAATTTGTTAACTCGGTAGTCATTCACCACGACTTCGGCAATCGGGCAGACGCCTACGATTTCTGGCCTGTTTTCGACAAACCGAGCAGCGGTGCGCATGTGTACTGCTGTGGCCCCCGGCCATTGATGGACAGCGTGCTGGACATGACGGGGCACTGGCCACCCGGCTCCATACATTTTGAAAGCTTCGGCGTCGACCAGAGTCGCTTCGCCGAAAACCGGCCTTTTTCGGTGACCCTTGGCCGGAGTGGAGTCGACCTCGAAATTCCCGCCGACCGCTCGATTCTGGAGGTTCTGCGTGACAACGGTATCCGGGCGCCAAGTTCTTGTGAGAGCGGCACCTGCGGCTCTTGCCGTACCCGTCTGATCGAAGGTGACGTCGAGCATCGCGACATGGTGCTGCGTGAGGACGAACAGCACGATCAGATCATGATTTGCGTTTCCCGAGCCAGAAATGACGCGCTGGTACTCGACCTCTAG